In the Malaya genurostris strain Urasoe2022 chromosome 1, Malgen_1.1, whole genome shotgun sequence genome, one interval contains:
- the LOC131426669 gene encoding protein stoned-B, with translation MANPFLMEDEPMAGSEPVSNPFLFGGEDDEAQDGGAAVGVDDNPFLAQAAGNPFADFGGEVEDPAASAAAMAGMNNLFGTAGSNAVVVTTGAEIFGVTDSVMTQSGHVYHQQQQQQHQQMNNGAANFFDTTINEDDDLIIPKPTHLQLGPHTNSNLMDDSMINAYSSEDEMKACKDGNGKMAPPRPIPPSQATQQLISSIADQLDQTSTNLLRKIPATRTPSPVSMRDLHSPSPTPDFGDLLSVGDQPPQSQNSELFDTGMSQNANDNPFAEPAVQMGAAAVASVATKPEVQKPPRPRPPPPRPAPPRSSLASSPVTAPVPSVPHMPAAPAQQEADLFDLFGTSTTATKAAPPKPPAPKSKEDILSLFSTPAPSAAPAPEPKQTDLLSGDFDDIFGGSCPEPTGTESFVPNLTENLVQTQVPPPEVVPAASEAPPAPEIVNEPIPEPEPEPEPQSVIPTIEQPTMEPSPEIVLEAPPEAEEVIMRSEASSDYSPTGSNVTSGNIPSSVSGSIVNIAGGEKIDEPYSLDGDMIVEHAPVPTPIEVSAPMEYNHVDVVAPPTVTSQLFYSEPVAVPETVVNPFALSADDDDSYAVQPTVAQEMYGNSTNNNNTIVSASFTQEPDAFDSFAAKFEGTQNKAGNIFLDGDLGNSTTADAFGTADAWGTSDVSGGGGFDGGDGFGTEDGFGDPFLSMEGPPAPEGTPFGRSHSRDSDEGGHFNVVIRPKDGLDMGLAPALAPPPRSPQTASIYSGDSSPRVNPFDRGDDADATLAALPDSTPQLQRTDSQETPPTPLFDEDVSQPLEDFPRIVYSGEGWEMQLRQPNKKKITGQRFWKKIYVRLVFQGDNPVMQLSNAATDKDPFQELPLQACYSVSEIGAQQYDNFGKIFTIKLQYVFYKERPGVRPGQVTKAERLTNKLSQFAAYAIQGDYQGVKELGSDLKKLGLPVEHAPQISQLFKLGSMNYEDMKQFSVCIEEALFKMSVHRDRALTYKTEEVQVTAVDELYVEQDAEGHVDKQIARVRLFFLAFLSGMPDIELGVNDLWRQGKEVVGRHDIIPVVTEEWIRLEGVEFHGCVQQDVYERCRTIKFKPPDACYIELMRFRVRPPKNRELPLQLKATWCVTGNKVELRADVLVPGFASRKLGQIPCEDVSIRFPIPECWIYLFRVEKHFRYGSVKSAHRRTGKIKGIERFLGTVETLQESLIEVTSGQAKYEHHHRAIVWRCPRLPKEGQGAYTTHQLVCRMALTSFDQIPEQLAPYAYVEFTMPATQVSHTTVRSISVQESDSDEPPEKYVRYLARHEYRVGIEHTTGESVNAYLAATAVTKQPIQEEQPMATTPIAPSDSDSDSN, from the exons ATGGCGAATCCTTTCCTAATGGAAGATGAGCCGATGGCTGGCAGTGAACCGGTATCGAATCCTTTCCTCTTTGGCGGTGAAGATGACGAGGCGCAAGATGGTGGAGCTGCGGTGGGGGTCGACGATAATCCTTTCTTGGCGCAGGCAGCGGGCAATCCATTTGCGGACTTCGGTGGTGAGGTAGAAGATCCGGCTGCTTCAGCTGCGGCTATGGCCGGTATGAATAACCTGTTTGGCACTGCGGGAAGTAACGCGGTGGTAGTGACAACTGGTGCCGAAATTTTTGGGGTAACTGACTCTGTCATGACCCAGAGTGGACACGTCTAccaccaacagcagcagcagcaacatcaGCAAATGAACAACGGTGCGGCTAACTTTTTCGACACCACAATCAACGAGGATGATGATCTGATCATTCCGAAACCGACGCATCTCCAGTTAGGTCCTCACACCAACAGCAATCTGATGGACGATTCAATGATCAACGCTTACTCGAGTGAAGATGAGATGAAAGCGTGCAAAGATGGTAACGGAAAAATGGCTCCTCCGAGACCGATTCCACCGTCGCAAGCAACGCAGCAGTTGATCAGTTCGATTGCCGATCAGCTTGATCAGACTAGCACGAACCTTCTCCGTAAGATCCCGGCTACCAGAACGCCCAGCCCGGTGTCCATGAGAGATCTACACTCTCCCAGCCCAACACCTGACTTTGGCGATCTGTTATCCGTCGGAGATCAACCTCCGCAGTCACAGAATTCAGAGCTCTTCGACACTGGAATGTCACAGAATGCCAATGATAATCCATTCGCAGAACCCGCAGTCCAAATGGGTGCCGCCGCTGTTGCCAGTGTCGCTACCAAACCCGAAGTTCAGAAGCCACCTCGTCCAAGACCACCTCCACCGCGTCCAGCTCCTCCACGAAGCTCACTAGCATCATCGCCGGTAACGGCACCGGTTCCCAGTGTGCCGCATATGCCAGCAGCGCCAGCTCAACAGGAAGCGGATCTCTTCGATCTGTTTGGTACTTCCACCACTGCTACGAAGGCAGCGCCTCCAAAACCTCCTGCTCCGAAATCAAAGGAGGACATTTTGTCGCTATTCTCTACACCAGCTCCATCCGCCGCTCCCGCTCCGGAACCTAAGCAAACGGATCTACTGAGCGGGGATTTCGATGACATTTTCGGGGGTTCGTGTCCCGAACCCACGGGTACGGAGTCCTTCGTTCCAAATCTTACCGAAAACCTGGTTCAAACTCAAGTTCCTCCACCGGAAGTTGTGCCGGCAGCTTCCGAAGCACCGCCAGCACCGGAAATCGTAAATGAaccgattccggaaccggaaccggAACCAGAACCGCAGTCTGTGATTCCAACAATCGAGCAACCCACAATGGAACCATCGCCGGAAATTGTACTGGAAGCTCCACCGGAAGCAGAAGAAGTGATCATGCGATCGGAAGCGTCTTCCGATTACAGTCCGACTGGATCGAACGTGACTTCCGGTAACATTCCTAGTTCCGTTTCGGGCAGTATTGTGAACATTGCCGGTGGGGAAAAAATTGACGAACCATACTCGTTGGACGGCGATATGATCGTTGAGCATGCTCCAGTTCCTACCCCCATCGAGGTGTCGGCACCAATGGAATACAACCACGTCGATGTTGTCGCACCTCCGACCGTGACCAGTCAACTGTTCTACAGCGAACCGGTTGCGGTCCCCGAAACCGTGGTCAATCCTTTTGCTCTGTCGGCTGATGACGACGATTCTTACGCAGTGCAACCAACCGTCGCCCAAGAAATGTATGGAAAttctaccaataataataataccatAGTTTCGGCCAGTTTCACCCAGGAACCGGATGCGTTCGATTCATTTGCTGCCAAGTTTGAAGGAACACAAAACAAAGCCGGAAACATTTTCCTCGATGGGGACCTAGGAAATAGCACTACAGCGGATGCCTTCGGAACGGCCGATGCCTGGGGAACGAGTGATGTATCCGGTGGTGGTGGATTTGACGGTGGTGATGGTTTCGGCACCGAGGATGGCTTCGGTGATCCTTTCCTATCGATGGAAGGACCACCAGCACCGGAG GGAACTCCATTCGGCCGATCACATTCGCGTGATTCCGACGAAGGAGGTCATTTCAATGTGGTGATTCGACCGAAGGATGGCCTCGATATGGGTTTGGCTCCGGCGTTGGCTCCACCACCGAGGAGTCCTCAAACTGCTTCCATCTATTCGGGTGATTCTTCGCCACGGGTGAATCCCTTCGATAGGGGAGACGATGCGGATGCTACCTTGGCCGCACTGCCGGATT CAACTCCACAGTTGCAGCGGACCGATTCGCAAGAGACACCTCCAACGCCACTGTTCGACGAAGATGTCTCGCAACCCCTGGAGGATTTCCCCCGAATTGTGTACTCCGGTGAAGGTTGGGAAATGCAACTACGGCAACCGAACAAGAAAAAGATCACCGGTCAGCGGTTCTGGAAGAAGATCTACGTACGGCTGGTTTTCCAGGGTGACAATCCGGTGATGCAACTGTCGAATGCGGCAACCGATAAGGATCCATTCCAGGAACTGCCACTACAGGCGTGCTACTCAGTTTCCGAGATCGGAGCCCAGCAGTACGACAATTTCGGTAAGATATTCACCATCAAGTTGCAGTACGTGTTCTACAAGGAGCGACCGGGTGTTCGACCCGGTCAGGTTACGAAAGCAGAACGATTGACCAACAAACTGAGTCAGTTCGCTGCCTACGCCATTCAGGGTGATTATCAAGGTGTGAAAGAGCTGGGAAGTGATCTGAAAAAGCTTGGACTACCGGTCGAACATGCACCGCAGATTTCGCAACTGTTCAAGCTCGGTTCGATGAACTACGAGGACATGAAGCAGTTTTCCGTGTGCATCGAGGAAGCACTGTTCAAGATGAGTGTGCACCGTGATCGAGCGTTGACGTACAAAACGGAAGAAGTGCAGGTAACTGCCGTCGATGAGCTGTACGTCGAGCAGGATGCCGAAGGTCACGTGGATAAGCAGATTGCTCGGGTACGGTTGTTCTTTTTAGCGTTTCTTTCCG GAATGCCCGACATTGAGCTGGGAGTTAACGACCTGTGGCGGCAGGGTAAGGAAGTAGTCGGACGGCACGATATCATACCGGTGGTTACGGAAGAATGGATTCGACTCGAGGGTGTAGAGTTCCATGGTTGTGTACAGCAGGATGTGTACGAGCGATGTCGCACGATCAAGTTTAAACCACCGGACGCGTGCTACATAGAGTTGATGCGATTCCGGGTGCGACCGCCGAAGAATCGAGAGCTTCCGTTACAGCTCAAAGCGACCTGGTGTGTCACGGGGAATAAAGTTGAACTACGGGCCGACGTACTGGTTCCCGGGTTTGCCTCACGAAAGCTCGGCCAGATTCCGTGTGAGGATGTATCGATTCGGTTTCCCATCCCGGAGTGTTGGATCTATTTGTTTCGGGTGGAGAAGCACTTCAG ATATGGTTCAGTGAAATCAGCTCATCGTCGTACGGGTAAAATCAAAGGAATCGAACGGTTCCTGGGGACGGTCGAGACACTGCAGGAATCGTTGATCGAGGTAACTTCCGGACAGGCAAAATACGAGCACCACCATCGGGCGATAGTGTGGAGATGTCCTCGGCTGCCGAAGGAGGGTCAGGGCGCCTACACAACCCATCAGTTGGTGTGTCGGATGGCGTTGACTAGCTTTGACCAAATTCCGGAACAGCTGGCTCCGTATGCCTACGTGGAGTTTACGATGCCGGCAACACAGGTTTCGCACACGACCGTCCGATCCATAAGTGTACAGGAATCCGACAGCGATGAACCACCGGAAAAATACGTCAGATATCTTGCTCGACACGAATACAG GGTTGGCATCGAGCACACGACGGGAGAATCGGTCAATGCTTATCTGGCGGCGACGGCCGTTACCAAGCAACCGATTCAGGAGGAACAACCGATGGCTACTACGCCCATCGCACCCAGTGACTCGGATTCGGATTCAAACTAA